The window GATTGAGATATATCTGCCCACCGTATAATCCACCTGATGAAGCATCAAAAGCGTGAGCAATCTCGACACCCGGCCGTTGCCGTCGCTGAATGGATGAACGCACAGGAAGTCAAAAACAAATGCCGGAATGAGAATAAGAGGACTGGCCTTACGTTTACTCATAAGGCGGTTGAACCGCATGCAGAGCTCTTTCATATAAACCGGCGTCTCACGGGCCGACACCGGCACAAATCTTGTAATCCAGCGGCCGTCGGAAAGACGCTCCTCGATGGTGTTATCCCGTTTTTTCCACTGCCCTGACGGAATATCAGTACGCGAATATATTTGACTGTGCAAACTTAAAATAGTTTTTTCATCAATAGAAAAAGATTCAGGCTTCGCGTGAATCTTTGCCAGAGCCCGCCGATACCCAAGGATTTCCGCTTCCGAGCGGTCTCTCGGTTTCGTCGGGTGCGCCATCAGTTCCCTGAAACGTTTTGAGGGCACGGTCACACCTTCTATCCTGTTTGACGATTCCGTGCTTTCAATGATGGCTGTCTGCTTAAGAGTCGCCAGGACTTGAGGCGTCTGACGCCAAAATAAACCCTGACGTCCCTTATACTCGCCGAGTTTTTGGAGCAAACCTCCCATCTCTATGGGAATGGCCTGATGGTTTAAAAAATCAATATCCAGCGATTTCATAGTAAATCCTTTTTTTCTTAAGACTTAAACCGGTTTAAAAAACGCCAAGTTATTAAATCTAACGGGCATGGCCATCTCTGGCCCTGATCACTGTCAGCAGATTGCCGTCTTCGGCGCTCACGACGACAGCTTCGCCTTTTTTTATTTTCTCATCGGACCGTGCGAGCCATATCTCGCCATGCACGAACACCGTTCCTTTCAGGTCTATGTCCTCAAGGGCTTCGCCCTTCGCACCGAGCATACCCTCTTTCCCCGTGGATGATTTTTTCTTCTGGCTCTTTATAACCGCCCGCACAACGAAAGTCATAAAAAGAAAAAGAAAAACAGCCGTCGGCAGTATCGCCGAAAGCGACACGCCTATCGTCATTTTGGTTTTATCTATGAGCATCATGCCTCCGAATATAAAAGACGCCAGCCCCCCCGCGCTCAGCACCCCGAAAGTGGGCGTGAATATCTCAAGGAAGAAAAGCACCAAACCAAGGATGATGAAGAGCAGGCCGACGATGTTTATCGGCAGTATCCTCATCGCGAAAAAGGCCAGAAGAAGAGATATGGATCCCACGGCCGCGCCGAACCCCACGCCCGGCGAGGAGGCCTCGTTTATCAGCCCCCAGACGCCTATCATCATCAGAATAAAAGCTATGTTGGGATTGGCTATCCTGTGAAGGAAGTTCTTGGCGGCGGAAAGATTTTTATATTTTATCACAATATCCGATGTGCTGATCTTCAGGGTCTTCCCGCTCTTTTTTATTTCTCTGCCGTCTATAATGGCCATCAACGCGGGTATATCGGCGGCTATAAAATCAACGATGCCCTTGTCTTTGGCGGTCTCGGCGTCTATTGAAACGCTCTCAACAACGGCGGCTTTCACCCATTCAAGTGAGCGCCCCCTTTCTTTGGCTATGGATTGTATATAGGCCACGGCGTCGTTGACCATTTTCTTGGACATATCGGCACTTGTTTTTGCTTCGCCGCCCGCGGCCAGCTGCACGGGATGCGCCGCGCCTATGTTTGTGGCCGGGGCCATGGCGGAAAAATCCGCGGCCACGGTTATAAAAACGCCGGCCGACGCCGCGCGGGCGCCGGAAGGCCCCACCCAGACGCCCACGGCCCTGGGGCAATTCATCATTTCCCTGACGATGTCCTGCATGGACTCCATGAGCCCGCCGGGCGTGTTCAAAGCGATCACGGCGATGTCAAATTCGGTATCCGCAAGGCCGTCACGCACATATTCGGCGAGGATAGGGTCTATCACGCCCTCGAGCGTCAAAACGCGGCAGACAGCCCCTCTCGCGGACGATGCCCATAAAGCGAAAGCGGCGAAGATCAAAACGATTTTTTTCATAATGCTATTGTAGCAAAAAGGGGTCAGGTCTTGAAAGCTGAAAGAAAGACAGGTATTGGGGACGGTTCCTAATGCTGTCTGCGGCGCCGAAACTCTTTACAAATAAGTATCGAAATGTTTCACGCCAAGGCGCACTTTCAGCATCCGCCGTGGCGGAGTCAACCACTGGCACCTTTTTGTTTGCGGCGGACTATGCTTAAAATGGTTTTGGACGCGGCTTCGGCGACTTCGTGGGAGGGATCTTTCAGGAGCAGGCGCAGTTTTTCCACGGCGGGGTCTAAGACACGGGACGGCATCTCCGTTTCTGATAAAGCATTTACCGCTGATAAGCGCACGAAGGCGCTGCTGTCGTCAAGAAAAAGCAGAATATCCTCTTCCCTGCCGTAAAATTTTGACAGCGACGAAACAGCGGCGCCCCTGACTACCGCCGAAACATCTTTTGTGAGAGCGTTTAGCGTTTTCTGGGCGAATTTTCCCGCTGACTCCCCGCAAAAAACGGCAAGGGCGCGTCGAACGGCGAAGGATTTATCGGAAACAAGATAAGACAGATCTTTTTCCTCTCCCGTTTTCATGGCGCCGTTGCGTATAAGGCAGGCGGCGGCATCCAGACACTCCGCTCTTATCAGGGGACTTTTCATATTGAGGTTTTCCAGTAAAAGCCCGCCCGCGGGACAGTTTTTGAGTTCTCTCATTATTCTCAGCGCCCGCACTCTCAAATCCTCGCTGATGACATCGTTGTTTATAAAAAGCGGCAGGCTCTCGACTGTGTCTTTGTCGCCGAGCATGGCCAGCGAAAGAAAAGCTTCGTCACTGACGCGCTCACTCTTAGAGCCCCCTTCATTCAGCTTTTTTTTGAGAAGTCCGCGCCATGAACCGTCCGCCAGTTTCCCGAGCGCGAGAACAGCGGCTTTTCTGACGAAATAATTTTTATCATCGGCCAGAGCGGCGGCGCTCTTTGAATATTCAGGAATGCCCATCTCTCCTATGGCTTCAACGGAACGCATCCTCAAATGCGCGGACGGATGATTGAAAAATTCAGCCACCTTCGGCGCTGTTTCTTTTAATCTGAGCCGGCCGAGAGCGTACAAAGCGCTTTTTTTAAAAAACAGGTCAACATCACAGTCAAGAATTTTAACAAGGATGCCACCGTAAGAAAAATCCCCCGCCTCGCCGAGGGCCTCCACAGCGGCGCGGCGTATTTTCATCGGGATCTTATCATCGCTTATCACATCTTCCAGAGGCGTCAGCGAAGAACCGATATATTTAAAAACAATGGAATTGCCCGTGTGTTTTTCCGCCTTAAGTTTTGAAGCCCTTTTCAGCTCCGAGGCGAATTCACCGACGCTGTCAGCCGTTTTGAAATTCCGGATCTTCCCGAAACCGACCGCCGTCAGGCCCATGAGAGGATAACGGCTCCTCCTGCCCGAACGGTCAAATGTGATTATGCATTTTCTTTCAAAATCCAGAGTGTCGTAAAATTCTTCAAGTTTCTTCTCAAAAAAAGTTATCACGCCATCCATGAGAGAATCAAAAGAGCTTTCCTCTATCACCGCCATAAAATCGTCGCCGCCTATGTGTCCCGCGAAACCCGACACCGACGACGAAAGACGCTGCGCCAGATCTCTTATGACCTTATCTCCTTTTATAAAACCATAATTGTCATTGTATGGTTTGAAAGCGTTTATGTCGATATAGACCATCATGGCCCCCGGATGGCCGTTTAAGAATTTGTCCTCTATCGCGCGTTTTATTTCCGTGTTCCCGGGCAGGCCGGAAAGCGGCGAACGCTCTTTGAAACGCCGGATCTCATCTTCGTTTATGATGTAAGCCTCGCCGCCGGAATAACCCTCAACGATTTTCGCTATCTCCGAGGCGCTTTTCCTGATCACAGCATCTCCATGAAAGCCGCGCATTCAGCGGCTTTTCCCTTTTCCCCGTTCTTCATGTATATGCCATAAAGCTGTTCATAGCCTTTCCTGTAAAAAGGATTCCTCTCCAGCGCCTTGAGCAGCAGCGGTGCGCTCTCATCATACCTTCCCCCGCTTATAAAAAAATCAGCCCTTGAGACGAGGCAGACGAAATCATCCTCCGCGATACTCGCGGCTCTGGCGAAATACTCATCCGCCTTCTCTCTGTTTCCCGAGGCGGCGAGGGTCTTGGCTGTTTTCACCAGCACGAGCGTATTTTCCGGCTCAAGCGCCTCCGCTTTGCCGTATTGCTGAAGAGCGAGAGAGTATTTCCCCGCCGAACGCAATCTGTCGCCCAGCCTCATATAATCTTTGATGGACAATGACAGGAAATCGTCGTCCTCCTTCCAGTATATAAAATCCGGCGAGGCGCCCTGCCAGACCCATTCATTGGCCCTCATGTTTTCCCAGTAGGAAGACATGTAATCCTCAAGTGGGCCGACATATCTTTCAAAGCTCTTTTCAAAACCCTCTTGTCCGCAGCCGATTAGCATTTGTTTTATTTTTTTCGCTCCCGCGCTCTCAAACATTCCGTAAACGAGATAATTCACCTCGGCGAAAGCGAGAGCCACATCCTTCTGGCTTTCAAGGGAGGGCATTCCCCTTTCAAATTTTTTGAATTCTATAAAACCCTCTTCCTTCGCCCGCGCGAGCTGGTTTTTCACCGGCGCTCCAAGCTCGGGAGAGTCTTTTCTCCACAGCGTTTCAAAAGTCCTGGCTATCCCCTCATTGAGATAAAGGGGTATGCTCGTCGCCGTAAAATTACCTATTATGTGATGTATGTATTCATGGCAGACCGTGTCGTCCCATCTGTAACCGTAAGGAAGAAGGCGCGGGCTGAGTATCATCAGCCGCGAAAATTTAGCTATGGCCACGGTCCCCGACCTTTCCAGCTCTGCGGCGCTGAGCGTGGAGGCTTTCAAAAACTTCTCTCTGTCGGGGTATATTTCAAGAGTAACGCCGCCGGGGCTGAAAGCGAATATCCTTTTCATCGCCCTGTTTATTTTCGGGAGCTTTTCCCGAAGATACGGCAGCATCACTTTGTCGCGCGGGTAGAATCTCACATTAAAACCGGCGATGTTCTCGCTCTCAAAACCCGCCCCTATTTCCTTCATCGCGCTTATGTACTCTCTCCACCTGTCATCGCCGGGCGCCCCCGACTTGCTCATCTCGTCATGAGCTTCGCTGTAAAGGCCTTTGTGCATGAGATAAAGGGCGCGGGCATAGGATTTTTCTCCATCTTTTAAGGTTCCGATCTGTTCACTGGCCTGATCAAGACGGTAATTAAAAATATTTCTCGCCACTTCCTGGAATGTAACGCCGGAAAACACAGCGCAAACGGTAAACAACAGGAAAAAGAGGATGCCTACGCCGCGGCGCAATTTCAGCTTATTTTTTTTCATTGGCCGGAATTGTCGGTCGCGTCGGATGAGGACTCGGGCGAGGATAAGCTGTCTCTCAATGCCAGTTTTTTTATTACCCTGGCCATTTTTCTGAAAGCTTCGCCCCTGTGGCTTATGGCGTTCTTTTCGTCATCAGCCAGCTCAGCGAGAGTCTTCCTCTTTTTCGCTATGTAGAAAACGGGGTCATAGCCGAAACCTCCCCCGCCCGAAACTTCTTTTGAGATCCGGCCTTCCAGCTTTCCGCGCGATGTGAAGATCTCCCCGCCGGGAAAATAAAGAACGCTCACGCATACAAAGGCCGCTTCGCGATGCCGCTCGAGTCTCATTTTAAACAGCAGTTTCCGCACATTGTCCTCGTATGAAGCTTTTGCCCCCGCGTACCTTGATGAATAGATTCCGGGCGCGCCGCCGAGCGCCTCAACGACGAGACCCGAATCGTCGGCCAGGGCGGGCAAGCCCGTGTGAACGGACACTTCATAAGCTTTTTTTCTGGCATTGCCGAAAAATGTGTCGCGGTCTTCCACGACTTCCAGAGGCGGGAATTCGCTCAGGGGCACAAGTTCAACGGGACAGCCTTTGAGGATATTCCGGATTTCTCTCACCTTATCGGCGTTTCCTGTGGCGAGGACTATTTTCATCATTTACAAAATCCCCTTCCCCATTCCTTTCGCGGGTGTTATGCGTAAAAAATTCCGCGCGGTTCTCACTTTTGTATTTTTTTCAGCTGATTGAGTTTTTCCATGGCGGCGCCCGAATCTATGGATTTTTCCGCCAGAGTTATGCCCTCTTTGATTGTTTCGGCCTTCCCCGCGCAGACTATAGCGAGAGCCGAGTTGAGAAGGACGATGTCGCGGCGCGCGCCTTTTTCACCGCTTAAAACCGCTATGACTTTCTTCGCGTTCTCGGGAGCGCTGCCGCCTTCTATTTCTTTCGGGCTCCGGCTGAGCATGCCGAAATCCTCCGGCCTTATCTCGCTCACCGTGACTTTGGCGTTTTTCACCTCAGCCACGAGCGTCGGGCCGGTGATGGTCACCTCATCGAGCGTATCAAGCCCGTGCACGACGAAAGCCCTTTTTATTTTCAGATTGTTCAGGACATTAGCCATCACCTCGACCAGCGCCGCGGAATACACGCCCAGCACCTGGGCGTTGACGCCGGCGGGAGAAGCCAGCGGCCCGAGGATATTAAAGATCGTCCTCACGCCTATTTCTTTTCTTGTCGCCCCCACATTTTTCATGGCGGGGTGAAAAATCGGCGCGTAAAGAAACCCTATTCCTATTTTTTTAACGCAGTCGGCGGACTGTTCGGGACTCATCGTTATGTCAACGCCCAGATTCTCCAGCACATCCGCGCTGCCGCAGGGAGATGAGGCGGAACGGTTGCCATGCTTGGCGACCTTGATGCCCGCTCCGGCGACGACAAAAGCGCTCGCCGTGGAAATGTTGAATGTGTTGGTGCCGGAGCCGCCCGTCCCGCAGGTGTCTATTATCGTCTCCATGTCCTCGTTGATCTCTTCCCTGTCAATATCAACGTCTGTGCGGACATTTATTTTCACCATTTTTTCGCGCATTATCCTCGCGGCCGCCGTTATCTCCTCAATTGTCTCGCCCTTAAGCCGGAGCGCCGTCAGAAAAGCCGCCATCTGGGAGGGCGTGGCGGTGCCTTCCATTATCTCCCTGAAAACCGTCGCCGTCTCCTCACCCTGAAGATCCTCTCCGTTGCAAAGTTTGATAATAGATTCCCTGATCATAAACGCTCCTCCCGTATATAACGGTTTCTTCCTCTGTATGGAAAAATTCTATCAAGCCCGACGGGATGTGTCAATGCCGAGCCAAGGCAGACAAAATATCCCCCAAAAAATACTTTCCCGCATAAGCCAACAAATCATTAACGGCAATTACGGCAGACGGTATCCGCAGCGGGCCATATGAGCGAAGGGTTTTGCCCCAGCCCGGAGGGAATTGGCAGCGACGCGCATACCTGAGCGGCCGTCTGCGGGTAGCTCTGCCGAAATTGCTTTGGGCTGGACAAGGGGATGATATTTCTGATATAGTGAGGTGTTTCGCAGGGAAAGCGCCGTTTGATACGGCCGCTGCCCCGCAACGGTAAAGCCCGAAAGCCTGCGGAATGTAAAATTCGCTTCGCGGGAGGCACGGATTATTTTCCGTTTGATAAGCCGGCCCGCAAAGGCCGGCTTTTTTTATGCTTATATTAATTTTTTTATCAGCTCTCATTATCGCCCCAGGATGCTCGAGCCGGAAGGCGCCGGAGGGGTTGCGTGTTGTGTCGCTGTCACCGGGGATCACGGAGATAATATACGCCATAGGCGCCGAGGATGCCCTTTACGGGATAACAAATCACTGCAACTGGCCGCCGAAAGCTTCCCGCGCGAAAGAATCCGTCGGGGATTTTTCTTTCCCGTCCATGGAGAAGATAGCCCTCATACAACCTTCACTGATACTCGCCGCCGGTGACGGCCAGAGGAAAGCTATCTCACATCTGATCAACGCGGGCTACGATGTGAGGGTCTTTCATCCCGCTGACATCACCGAGCTTTTCGCCCACATCATGGAAATAGGCCGCATACTGGGAAAAACAAAAAACGCCGCTGAACTCGTCAAGAACATGAAAAAGGACATATCGTCGATCCCTAAACTGAAAAATAAAAGCGTTTTTATAGAAGTCTGTCCCAAACCGCTCATAGCGGCATCCGACAAAACTTTTTTGAGCGCTATTTGCGAAAAAATAGGATTAAGTAATATCGCCGTCTTCCAAAACAGCTATCCCGGCGTCAACGCCGAATGGCTCATACGCAAAAAACCCGACTACATCCTCCTGACAGGCAGTTCCGAACAAGAATTCCGCGCGCTCCATCCCTACATAAAAAATTCTAAAATAATCCGCCCGTCTGACATTGACATGATCGTCCGGCCGGGGCCGAGGATAACGCGGGGCATGCGGGAAATTTATTATCTCGCGGAAGACGCGGAAAAAAAACAATGAGAGGCAGAAAAGATTTCCTTCTGATCGTCGCGGGAGCCGCTATCGCGGGAGCCGCCGTGTTCTGCCTGTCCTTATACCTGGGGCCGGAAGGCTTATCCATACCCGGGGATGAAATACTCAGGCTCCGGATCATGCGCGCCCTCTGCGGCGCCGGAGCGGGCGCGGCGCTTGCCGCCGCGGGTGTCGCATACCAGACGGTGCTGGCGAATCCCCTCGCCGATCCATACCTTCTCGGCAGTTCATCCGGCGCCGCGGCCGGAATAGCCGCTCTCTCTTTTTTCGGAGTCAGCCGCGCGGGTTTGATATTCCCCCTGACGGCCGGCCTTTGTTCATGTCTTACGGTGGCGGCGGTCCTGAAAATAGCGGGACGGTCTTTCTCAAAGAAAAACATAATCCTTTCCGGCGTGGCGGTAAATCTTTTTCTCTCGGCGGCGGTCATATTCATGGTAAGCATACGCAAAAAAGAATTTTTTTCCGTCATGTATTTTATGATGGGCGACCTCGGTGAGACAAGGATATCTCTCATAGCCGCCTCCCTCATGATCGCGGCGGCGGGGAGTTTATTCCTCTTCGCCAAATCACGGTTCCTGAACGCTCTTGCCGCGGGAAAAACTTTGAGCCGCCAGCTCGGATGCGACTGGAAGAAAGAATCCCTCGCGGCTCTGGCGGCGGCCTCTGTCATCACCGGCGCCGCGGTGAGCATTTCCGGCACCATAGGATTCATAGGCCTTATGGCCCCGCACATCGCCAGAAAATTCACAGGCTCCGACGCCCGCTTCCTCCTGCCAGCCGCGGCGGCGACAGGCGCCATACTTCTTATGATCTCCGATTTCGCGGCGAAAAACATCCTCTTCCCTCAGGAAATACCCGTGGGTGTTATAACGGCGATGCTCGGAGCGCCGTTCTTCCTGTGGATATACAGAAAATGATAACATTTGAAAATTTCTCAGCCGGCTACACTGATGATTTTGTCATCCGCGATATAAGCTGCCGTATTGAGGGCGGAAAAATATACGCCCTCATCGGACCCAACGCCGCCGGAAAAACAACGATGCTCCGCAGTATTATAAGGGACATTCCGCGCGCGGCCGGGCGCATACTCATAGACGGGAACGACACAAAGTCTTTAAGCGCCGCCGCACTGGCGCAAAAAGTGTCATACGCGCCGAGTGAGATAAACCCGGCTTTCAATTACAGCGTCTCGGAATTCGCGGCCATGGGAAGATTCGCCGTCAACAGGGCTTTCTGGGAGACAGAAGAGGATATCAGGTCAATAAGCGGCGCTATCAGGGACATGGGGCTTGAATCCGTGGCCGATAAACCCGTGGCGGAACTGTCGTCAGGACAGAAACAGAGCTGTCTTCTGGCGCAGATCATAGCCAAGGACACGGACATCATACTGCTGGATGAGCCGGCGGCGCATCTTGACATATCTCACAGGGCTGTTTTTTTCAGAAAAGTGCTGGACCTGAAAAACAACGCGGGTAAAACCTTTGTAATAACATTCCACGACCTGAACGACGCGATAAACGCCGCCGACGAGTTTATACTCTTCAAGGAAGGCGCTATCATCGCCGTCGCGGAAAAAAATGAAATAACAGAGAATTTATTGTCGGCCCTCTACGGAACGGAAGTGATGATCTCCGAATTCCCCGACGGACGGAAAGCAGTACTCCCGCTTTTTAGCGACGGATATAAGTCATGAAAAAAAGCGCGATTTATGACAATTTTCTGAGAGAAAGAAACATTAAAATACTCGCCGAACGCGCACGCGGGCGCACGCTGAAATATATCGCGAATAAATTCTCGCTCAGCCTGCGGCATGTGAACCGCATATTAAAAAGCATGTCCCAAAATGTCCAATAATGTCTATTGCCCGTTTTCAGGGACATCTGTAAAATAATGAAATTTTGTTTGTTGGCACCGAACAGTCAGGGAAAGTTCCCGTGTGATCCGGGACGCTGCCGCGCAGCAGTAATCCGCCTCCGGCGGATAGCCTGAAAACCGGCTGTTCAGGTAAGTACCCGCGAAGGAGGGGAAGATGTTGAGTAAAAAGAAATCCGCGATAGGCGGAAAAAGTGTTGTTTTGGTCCTGGCTTGCTGGTTCGTGTGCTGTCTTCATGCGGAGGCTTATTTTCCGGAAAATGAGGTTGCGACAATTGTCGTCACCGCCGAAAGAAGGGACGAGGACATAACAAAGATTGCCGCGAACATTGATGTCATCACTTCCGCGGAGCTTGAAAAATCAGGAGCTGATTCCATAGCTGAAATTCTGGAAAATTACGCGGGGATACATTTAAGGAGCGCATCGGGCAATGAATCTCTCGCGAATATTGACCTGAGGGGTTTCGGAGGCGATAACCCTTTCGGAAAAACGCTGATTCTTCTCAACGGCAGAAGGCTGAACCGTCCGGACATGGCGTCAATCAACTGGCTTCAAATTGCCCCCGACTCAATTGAACGCATAGAAATAATACGGGGAACCGGAAGCGCTCTTTACGGCGACAACGCCGCGGCAGGTGTGATAAATATAATCACGAAAAAAGGTTTCGGCCCGGAAAAAGCGTCCGCTTCGGCAAAGTTCGGCTCGTTCGGGGAAAAAACAACATCCTTAAACCTAAACAGCAGCGATGAAATATCTTCCATTTTTTTAAACGTCCAGTCGCGGAAAAAAGATGGCTACAGAGACAGAACGGCTTTTGGCTCAGACAGCGCCGGTATTAATATTTCGCGCAGTTTCCGCAATTCACTGAACGCTTCGCTGGATTTGTCTTTTAACAAGACGGATTTTCAGATGCCGGGCGCTCTAACGGAAGCTCAGCTTGCAGCCGACCGCAAACAGGCGTCTAACACGGACGACGACGGCGTCAATGAATATATGAACGCCAATATCTCACTGGAAAAAGCGATAGCCGGCGGTTTGTTTGAGACAAACTTTATGTACGGTGAAAAAGATATAGCGTCAAACATGGCGTCTTTCTGGTCAGGCGGATTTTCGGATTCAAAAATAAAGACTTTCGCTTTCACACCCCGCTACAACCGCAAATACAGCCTCGGCGAATATGACAGCAGATTTTTATGCGGCATTGATTATTATAAGGAGAGCCTTGATCTTGAGCGTTTTGACGACAGACCGAGAACAACACCGGCTTCTTCTGCGGAACTGAAAAAAGACAGCGTAGGTTTTTATCTG is drawn from Candidatus Omnitrophota bacterium and contains these coding sequences:
- a CDS encoding diguanylate cyclase encodes the protein MRGFHGDAVIRKSASEIAKIVEGYSGGEAYIINEDEIRRFKERSPLSGLPGNTEIKRAIEDKFLNGHPGAMMVYIDINAFKPYNDNYGFIKGDKVIRDLAQRLSSSVSGFAGHIGGDDFMAVIEESSFDSLMDGVITFFEKKLEEFYDTLDFERKCIITFDRSGRRSRYPLMGLTAVGFGKIRNFKTADSVGEFASELKRASKLKAEKHTGNSIVFKYIGSSLTPLEDVISDDKIPMKIRRAAVEALGEAGDFSYGGILVKILDCDVDLFFKKSALYALGRLRLKETAPKVAEFFNHPSAHLRMRSVEAIGEMGIPEYSKSAAALADDKNYFVRKAAVLALGKLADGSWRGLLKKKLNEGGSKSERVSDEAFLSLAMLGDKDTVESLPLFINNDVISEDLRVRALRIMRELKNCPAGGLLLENLNMKSPLIRAECLDAAACLIRNGAMKTGEEKDLSYLVSDKSFAVRRALAVFCGESAGKFAQKTLNALTKDVSAVVRGAAVSSLSKFYGREEDILLFLDDSSAFVRLSAVNALSETEMPSRVLDPAVEKLRLLLKDPSHEVAEAASKTILSIVRRKQKGASG
- the trpD gene encoding anthranilate phosphoribosyltransferase, which translates into the protein MIRESIIKLCNGEDLQGEETATVFREIMEGTATPSQMAAFLTALRLKGETIEEITAAARIMREKMVKINVRTDVDIDREEINEDMETIIDTCGTGGSGTNTFNISTASAFVVAGAGIKVAKHGNRSASSPCGSADVLENLGVDITMSPEQSADCVKKIGIGFLYAPIFHPAMKNVGATRKEIGVRTIFNILGPLASPAGVNAQVLGVYSAALVEVMANVLNNLKIKRAFVVHGLDTLDEVTITGPTLVAEVKNAKVTVSEIRPEDFGMLSRSPKEIEGGSAPENAKKVIAVLSGEKGARRDIVLLNSALAIVCAGKAETIKEGITLAEKSIDSGAAMEKLNQLKKIQK
- a CDS encoding ABC transporter substrate-binding protein, which encodes MLILIFLSALIIAPGCSSRKAPEGLRVVSLSPGITEIIYAIGAEDALYGITNHCNWPPKASRAKESVGDFSFPSMEKIALIQPSLILAAGDGQRKAISHLINAGYDVRVFHPADITELFAHIMEIGRILGKTKNAAELVKNMKKDISSIPKLKNKSVFIEVCPKPLIAASDKTFLSAICEKIGLSNIAVFQNSYPGVNAEWLIRKKPDYILLTGSSEQEFRALHPYIKNSKIIRPSDIDMIVRPGPRITRGMREIYYLAEDAEKKQ
- a CDS encoding Fic family protein — encoded protein: MKSLDIDFLNHQAIPIEMGGLLQKLGEYKGRQGLFWRQTPQVLATLKQTAIIESTESSNRIEGVTVPSKRFRELMAHPTKPRDRSEAEILGYRRALAKIHAKPESFSIDEKTILSLHSQIYSRTDIPSGQWKKRDNTIEERLSDGRWITRFVPVSARETPVYMKELCMRFNRLMSKRKASPLILIPAFVFDFLCVHPFSDGNGRVSRLLTLLMLHQVDYTVGRYISI
- the rdgB gene encoding RdgB/HAM1 family non-canonical purine NTP pyrophosphatase, with the translated sequence MMKIVLATGNADKVREIRNILKGCPVELVPLSEFPPLEVVEDRDTFFGNARKKAYEVSVHTGLPALADDSGLVVEALGGAPGIYSSRYAGAKASYEDNVRKLLFKMRLERHREAAFVCVSVLYFPGGEIFTSRGKLEGRISKEVSGGGGFGYDPVFYIAKKRKTLAELADDEKNAISHRGEAFRKMARVIKKLALRDSLSSPESSSDATDNSGQ
- a CDS encoding nodulation protein NfeD translates to MKKIVLIFAAFALWASSARGAVCRVLTLEGVIDPILAEYVRDGLADTEFDIAVIALNTPGGLMESMQDIVREMMNCPRAVGVWVGPSGARAASAGVFITVAADFSAMAPATNIGAAHPVQLAAGGEAKTSADMSKKMVNDAVAYIQSIAKERGRSLEWVKAAVVESVSIDAETAKDKGIVDFIAADIPALMAIIDGREIKKSGKTLKISTSDIVIKYKNLSAAKNFLHRIANPNIAFILMMIGVWGLINEASSPGVGFGAAVGSISLLLAFFAMRILPINIVGLLFIILGLVLFFLEIFTPTFGVLSAGGLASFIFGGMMLIDKTKMTIGVSLSAILPTAVFLFLFMTFVVRAVIKSQKKKSSTGKEGMLGAKGEALEDIDLKGTVFVHGEIWLARSDEKIKKGEAVVVSAEDGNLLTVIRARDGHAR
- a CDS encoding TonB-dependent receptor, whose protein sequence is MLSKKKSAIGGKSVVLVLACWFVCCLHAEAYFPENEVATIVVTAERRDEDITKIAANIDVITSAELEKSGADSIAEILENYAGIHLRSASGNESLANIDLRGFGGDNPFGKTLILLNGRRLNRPDMASINWLQIAPDSIERIEIIRGTGSALYGDNAAAGVINIITKKGFGPEKASASAKFGSFGEKTTSLNLNSSDEISSIFLNVQSRKKDGYRDRTAFGSDSAGINISRSFRNSLNASLDLSFNKTDFQMPGALTEAQLAADRKQASNTDDDGVNEYMNANISLEKAIAGGLFETNFMYGEKDIASNMASFWSGGFSDSKIKTFAFTPRYNRKYSLGEYDSRFLCGIDYYKESLDLERFDDRPRTTPASSAELKKDSVGFYLNNKLHITDNIIFTAGGRYENAQIEAVSVTAAGAVEYDESKKHDLGAADISLLYKPGQKSKVFTKFSTLYRSPFTDEQAIYSGWGNKFVADLEAEKGKSADIGYEIYFIPNLKMALTLFSIAMKNEIAWNNSTSQNENLDETKHDGIELSASWDISKNSKLYGNYTHSAAEFTDGQYKGKKLSLVPAGKAFIAAEISPARGLVLSAKASHTGNCYLSGDYNNEVSKLKDYTLLDISLRYKSEKAPFSLFAAVENALNEKYSTLGYYSSWSGTSTYYPSPERSFNAGVSMTF
- a CDS encoding ABC transporter ATP-binding protein, which encodes MITFENFSAGYTDDFVIRDISCRIEGGKIYALIGPNAAGKTTMLRSIIRDIPRAAGRILIDGNDTKSLSAAALAQKVSYAPSEINPAFNYSVSEFAAMGRFAVNRAFWETEEDIRSISGAIRDMGLESVADKPVAELSSGQKQSCLLAQIIAKDTDIILLDEPAAHLDISHRAVFFRKVLDLKNNAGKTFVITFHDLNDAINAADEFILFKEGAIIAVAEKNEITENLLSALYGTEVMISEFPDGRKAVLPLFSDGYKS
- a CDS encoding iron ABC transporter permease, translated to MRGRKDFLLIVAGAAIAGAAVFCLSLYLGPEGLSIPGDEILRLRIMRALCGAGAGAALAAAGVAYQTVLANPLADPYLLGSSSGAAAGIAALSFFGVSRAGLIFPLTAGLCSCLTVAAVLKIAGRSFSKKNIILSGVAVNLFLSAAVIFMVSIRKKEFFSVMYFMMGDLGETRISLIAASLMIAAAGSLFLFAKSRFLNALAAGKTLSRQLGCDWKKESLAALAAASVITGAAVSISGTIGFIGLMAPHIARKFTGSDARFLLPAAAATGAILLMISDFAAKNILFPQEIPVGVITAMLGAPFFLWIYRK